A portion of the Phacochoerus africanus isolate WHEZ1 chromosome 5, ROS_Pafr_v1, whole genome shotgun sequence genome contains these proteins:
- the ZAN gene encoding zonadhesin → MLGLPALAVPMAMPHPPLIPSTPILLAFSFPGGFYMLLDPKNAKPRQRSALLSPLIQSSGCLSLSFQYTQRGQASGATLMVYASVLGSIRKHTLFSGQPGPSWQPVSVNYTSQGQIQFTLVGVFGKIPEPAVAVDAISIAPCEESFPQCDFEDNAHPFCDWVQASQDGGYWRQGNKNTFIQPAGPFGISLNGEGHYIYLETDKFSQAGQSFRLVSRPFCAPAVICVTFTYHMYGLGQGTKLRLLLGSPAGSPPSSVWERVGPQSPEWLNTSVTIPSGHQQPMQLIFEAVRGTNTAFVVALGFVLINHGTCRGPSETSVSTEKPVAPTEKPTVPSEIYTIPTEKPIVHTEKPIVHTEKPTIPTEKSTVPTEKPTVFKEPTLPPEGPTVPAERPTTPPEEPAVPPKGPTVLTEWPTIHTEKPTVPSEIYTIPTEKPIVHTEKPTLPTGKSTIPTEKPTVPTKRTTIPTERTTIPAEKPTVPIEKPMVPTERTTIPTERTTIPTEKPTVPTEKLTVPTEKPIVPTEKPIVPTEKHTIPTEKLTVLTERTTTPTERTTLPTEKPTVPTEKPTVPTEEPTIPTEKLTVPTERTTTPTIRTTPPTIKTTPPTERTTTPTIKTTTPTERTTIPTKKTTVPAEKPIIPTERTIAPTTPQPSPTLVPTQSAAVVMPSTSATTVTPRTTIASCPPNAHFERCACPVSCQSPTPNCELLCKPGCVCDPGFLFSGSRCVNASSCDCFYNDNYYKLGTDWFSPNCTEHCHCRPSSRMECQTFKCGTHTVCQLKNGQYGCHPYGSATCSVYGDPHYLTFDGRRFNFMGKCTYILAQPCGNLTEHFFRVLVKKEERGQEGVSCLSKVYVTLPESTVTLLKGRHTLVGGQRVTLPAIPSRGVFLAPSGRFVELQTAFGLRVRWDGDQQLFVSVPSTFSGKLCGLCGDYDGDSSNDNQKPDGSAAKDEKELGSSWQTSEDADQQCEENQVSPPSCNTALQNTMSGPEFCGRLVAPHGVFEACLPHLRASSFFKSCTFDMCNFQGLQHMLCAHMSALTENCQDAGYPVKPWRGPQFCPLACPRNSRYTLCAKLCPDTCHSEFSGRACKDRCVEGCECDPGFVLSGLQCVSRSECGCLDSTAGYVKVGERWFKPGCRQLCICEGNNRTRCVLWRCQAQEVCGQQDGIYGCHAQGSATCTVSGDPHYLTFDGALHHFTGTCTYTLTKPCWLRSLENSFLVSATNEFRGGNLEASYVRAVQVQVFNLRISLIKGRKVTLDGRRVALPLWPAQGRVSITSSGSFILLYTDFGLQVRYDGDHLVEVTVPSSYAGRLCGLCGNYNNNSLDDILQPDKRPASSSVRLGASWKINELSEPGCFAEGGQPPRCLGKEVADAWSKNCDVLMNPQGPFSQCHRVVAPQSSFSSCLYGQCATKGDTLTLCRSLQAYASLCARAGQALTWRNGTFCPLKCPSGSSYSTCANPCPATCLSLNNPSYCPSTLPCAEGCECQKGHILSGTSCVPLSQCGCTSQRGSYHPIGESWYTDNSCSRLCTCSAHNNISCRQASCKPSQMCWPQDGLIRCRVAGMGVCRIPDTSHYVSFDGSYHAVRGNCTYVLVKICHSTMDLPFFKISGKNGKREGQPPAFYLRQVYVDIFNTLVTLKQDQVLINGTRVSLPATTQIRGVRVISRDGYTVLTINIGVQVKFDGRGFLEVEIPKAYYGRTCGVCGNFNDEEEDELMMPSDALALDDVVYVDSWRDKEIDPNCQEDDRKTEAEPQEQPSANCRPADLERAQEQCQAAFQAPAWANCATRVVLSPYVRSCTHKLCEFGGLNRAFCESLQAFGAACQAQGIKPPVWRNSSFCPLDCSAHSVYTSCVPSCLPSCQDPEGQCTGAGAPSTCEEGCICEPGYVLSEQQCVARSQCGCRDARGTFLPVGRFRLSSGCSQKCVCTAGAIECRPFTCPSGSQCEPNEDGKDFCQPNSSNLCSVFGDPHYRTFDGLSYRFQGRMTYTLVKTLDVLPDGVEPLVVEGRNKVYPSLTPVFLQEIIVMVYGYTVQLQAELELVVNGQKVSIPYKPNEYLQVTLRGHRLYLVTDFELVVSFNGRNNAVIAMPSTYLGLVRGLCGNYDKNKRNDFMLPDGSFTQNLLVFGNSWEVKAKEGHPRFSRAIREEEEKNEESGFQNVSECSPEQLELVNHTHACGVLVDPQGPFAACHQIVAPEPFQEHCVFDLCAAPGPKEQEELRCQVLSGYAIICQESGATLAGWRDHTHCALPCPANTVYQSCMTPCPASCATLAVPRACDGPCVEGCASLPGYIYSGAQSLPMAHCGCTNNGIYYQQGDSFVTENCSQRCTCASSGVLLCEPLSCRPGEICTLGNLTRGCFRDSPCLQNPCQNDGRCREQGTHFTCECELGYGGDLCTEPRGVPSPKKPEASNRVAILLGMLMPTVLLVPAVTRVSRKRRRRRRRPSRERTQSQNRGKRAGTDCAPEQAYKVA, encoded by the exons GCTTCTACATGCTCCTGGACCCCAAGAATGCAAAACCAAGGCAGAGATCTGCCCTCCTGAGCCCTCTGATCCAGTCCTCCGGCTGCCTTAGCCTGTCCTTTCAGTACACCCAACGTGGCCAGGCGTCTGGTGCAACCCTCATGGTCTATGCTTCTGTTTTGG GCAGCATCCGGAAACACACTCTTTTCTCAGGACAACCCGGACCCAGTTGGCAGCCTGTTTCTGTCAATTACACAAGCCAGGGACAGATTCAG TTCACCCTGGTGGGCGTGTTTGGAAAGATCCCAGAGCCAGCTGTGGCAGTAGATGCGATCAGCATTGCTCCCTGTGAAG AGAGCTTTCCTCAGTGTGACTTTGAAGATAATGCCCATCCCTTCTGTGACTGGGTCCAGGCATCACAGGATGGTGGATACTGGAggcagggaaataaaaatacattcatcCAGCCTGCAGGCCCCTTTGGAATCTCCCTTAATGGAG AAGGTCACTACATCTACCTTGAGACTGACAAGTTCTCCCAGGCAGGCCAGTCTTTCAGACTGGTGAGCCGGCCCTTCTGTGCCCCGGCTGTGATCTGCGTGACGTTTACCTACCACATGTATGGCCTGGGACAGGGCACaaagctcaggctgctgctggggAGTCCTGCGGGTAGTCCCCCAAGTTCTGTCTGGGAACGTGTTGGGCCTCAGAGCCCTGAATGGCTGAACACCTCCGTCACCATCCCTTCAGGACATCAACAGCCCATGCAG CTGATATTTGAAGCCGTCAGGGGCACCAACACCGCCTTTGTTGTTGCTCTGGGTTTCGTCTTGATCAATCATGGGACCTGTCGAG gaCCTTCTGAAACCTCTGTCTCCACAGAAAAACCCGTGGCCCCTACAGAAAAACCAACTGTCCCCAGTGAAATATACACTATCCCCACAGAAAAGCCCATAGTCCACACGGAGAAGCCCATTGTACACACTGAAAAACCTACAATCCCAACAGAAAAATCTACAGTGCCCACCGAAAAACCTACTGTCTTTAAAGAACCCACCCTTCCACCTGAAGGGCCCACCGTCCCTGCTGAACGGCCTACCACCCCGCCTGAAGAGCCTGCTGTCCCTCCCAAAGGGCCCACTGTCCTCACTGAATGGCCCACAATCCACACAGAAAAACCTACTGTCCCCAGTGAAATATACACTATCCCCACAGAAAAGCCCATAGTCCACACAGAGAAACCCACTCTCCCCACAGGAAAATCCACCATCCCCACAGAAAAACCCACGGTCCCCACAAAAAGGACCACCATTCCCACTGAAAGGACCACTATCCCCGCAGAAAAGCCAACTGTCCCCATAGAAAAACCAATGGTCCCCACTGAAAGGACCACCATTCCCACTGAAAGAACCACTATCCCCACAGAAAAACCTACTGTTCCCACAGAAAAACTCACTGTCCCCACAGAAAAGCCAATTGTCCCCACAGAAAAGCCGATTGTCCCCACAGAAAAACACACCATCCCCACAGAAAAACTGACAGTCCTCACTGAGAGGACCACTACTCCCACTGAAAGAACCACTCTCCCCACAGAAAAACCCACTGTCCCCACAGAAAAGCCAACTGTCCCCACAGAAGAACCCACCATCCCCACCGAAAAGCTTACCGTCCCCACTGAGAGGACCACCACTCCCACCATAaggaccaccccccccaccataaagaccaccccccccaccGAAAGGACCACCACCCCCACCATAAAGACCACCACTCCCACTGAAAGGACCACCATCCCCACGAAAAAGACCACTGTTCCCGCAGAAAAACCCATTATCCCCACTGAAAGGACCATAGCTCCTACaacaccccagcccagcccaactCTTGTACCCACTCAGTCAGCAGCCGTCGTGATGCCAAGTACTTCCGCGACCACTGTGACCCCGAGAACTACTATAG CGAGCTGCCCCCCAAATGCCCACTTTGAACGCTGCGCCTGCCCAGTGTCCTGCCAGAGCCCCACACCCAACTGTGAGCTCCTCTGCAAGCCCGGCTGTGTCTGTGATCCTGGCTTTTTGTTCAGTGGCTCCCGCTGCGTCAACGCCTCTTCCTGCGATTGCTTCTACAATGACAATTACTATAAG CTGGGGACAGATTGGTTCAGCCCCAACTGCACAGAACATTGCCACTGCCGGCCCAGCAGTCGGATGGAGTGCCAGACCTTCAAATGCGGGACACACACAGTGTGCCAGCTGAAGAATGGCCAGTACGGCTGCCACCCCTATG GCAGTGCCACCTGCTCTGTCTACGGAGACCCTCACTACCTCACCTTCGACGGGAGGCGCTTTAACTTCATGGGCAAGTGCACCTACATCTTGGCCCAACCCTGTGGCAACTTGACAG agcaCTTCTTCAGGGTGCTGGTGAAGAAGGAGGAGCGAGGACAGGAGGGCGTGTCCTGCCTAAGCAAGGTCTACGTGACTCTGCCTGAAAGCACCGTCACTCTGCTCAAGGGCAGACACACGCTG GTCGGAGGTCAGCGAGTCACCCTCCCAGCCATACCTTCTAGAGGTGTCTTCCTGGCTCCCAGTGGGCGATTTGTGGAGCTGCAGACGGCGTTCGGTCTGCGGGTGAGATGGGATGGTGACCAGCAGCTGTTTGTGAGTGTGCCCAG cacCTTCTCTGGCAAACTCTGTGGTCTCTGTGGCGACTATGACGGTGACAGCAGCAACGACAACCAGAAGCCGGATGGCAGTGCAGCAAAAGATGAGAAGGAGCTGGGTAGCAGCTGGCAGACCTCGGAGGATGCGGACCAGCA GTGCGAGGAGAACCAGGTGTCTCCCCCGTCTTGCAACACAGCCTTGCAGAATACTATGTCGGGGCCAGAGTTCTGTGGACGGCTGGTGGCCCCTCATGGAGTCTTCGA GGCATGCCTGCCTCACCTCAGGGCCTCTTCCTTCTTCAAGAGCTGCACGTTTGACATGTGTAACTTCCAGGGGCTGCAGCATATGCTGTGTGCTCACATGTCGGCCTTGACTGAGAACTGCCAGGATGCTGGCTACCCGGTGAAGCCCTGGAGAGGACCCCAGTTCTGCC CGCTGGCCTGCCCCCGCAACAGTAGGTACACGCTGTGTGCCAAGCTGTGCCCTGACACCTGCCATTCTGAGTTCTCGGGCAGGGCCTGCAAGGACCGCTGCGTGGAGGGCTGCGAGTGCGACCCAGGCTTTGTCCTCAGTGGCCTCCAGTGCGTCTCCCGGTCCGAGTGTGGCTGCCTCGACTCCACAGCGGGTTATGTCAAG GTAGGGGAGCGGTGGTTCAAGCCAGGCTGCAGACAGCTCTGTATCTGTGAGGGCAACAACAGAACTCGCTGTGTGCTCTGGAGGTGCCAGGCCCAGGAGGTCTGCGGTCAGCAGGATGGCATCTACGGCTGCCATGCTCAAG GGTCTGCCACCTGCACTGTCTCGGGGGACCCCCACTACCTGACGTTTGACGGAGCCCTGCACCACTTCACGGGCACCTGCACCTACACCCTGACCAAGCCTTGCTGGCTGAGGTCCCTAGAGAATTCTTTCCTTGTGAGTGCCACCAATGAGTTCCGCGGTGGAAATTTAGAGGCCTCCTACGTCAGAGCCGTCCAGGTGCAGGTCTTCAACCTCAGAATCTCGCTGATCAAAGGCCGCAAGGTCACG CTGGATGGCCGCAGGGTGGCCTTGCCCCTGTGGCCCGCACAAGGCCGGGTGAGCATCACGTCCAGTGGCTCCTTCATCCTCCTCTACACGGACTTTGGGCTTCAAGTTCGCTATGATGGTGACCACCTGGTGGAAGTGACCGTGCCCTCCTCCTACGCTGGCCGGCTCTGTGGGCTCTGCG gaaactacaacaacaacagcCTGGACGACATTCTGCAGCCTGATAAAAGGCCTGCAAGCAGCTCTGTGCGCCTGGGGGCCTCctggaaaataaatgagttatcTGAACCTGG CTGCTTTGCTGAAGGTGGCCAGCCCCCCAGGTGCCTGGGGAAGGAAGTGGCAGACGCCTGGAGTAAGAACTGTGATGTCTTAATGAACCCTCAGG GACCCTTCTCTCAATGCCACAGGGTGGTGGCCCCTCAATCCAGCTTCTCCAGCTGTTTGTATGGCCAGTGTGCGACCAAGGGGGACACCCTGACCCTGTGCCGCTCCCTGCAGGCCTACGCGTCCCTGTGCGCGCGTGCTGGCCAGGCCCTCACCTGGCGGAATGGCACCTTCTGCC CTCTGAAGTGCCCATCAGGCAGCAGCTATAGCACCTGTGCCAACCCCTGCCCAGCCACCTGCCTCAGCCTGAACAATCCATCATACTGCCCATCCACGCTGCCCTGTGCCGAGGGCTGCGAGTGCCAGAAAGGCCACATCTTGAGTGGAACCTCCTGTGTGCCCCTCAGCCAGTGTGGCTGCACCAGCCAGAGGGGCTCCTACCACCCG ATTGGGGAGAGCTGGTACACGGACAACAGCTGCTCCAGGCTCTGCACCTGCTCTGCCCACAACAACATCTCCTGCCGCCAAGCCTCCTGCAAGCCCAGCCAGATGTGCTGGCCCCAGGATGGGCTGATACGGTGCCGGGTGGCAG GGATGGGAGTGTGCCGCATCCCTGACACATCCCACTACGTGAGCTTCGATGGCAGCTACCATGCCGTCAGGGGCAACTGCACTTACGTCCTGGTGAAAATATGCCACTCCACCATGGACCTGCCTTTCTTCAAGATCAGTGGCAAGAATGGGAAGCGGGAAGGCCAACCCCCGGCTTTCTACCTCCGCCAGGTCTATGTGGATATCTTTAATACCCTGGTCACCCTGAAACAGGACCAAGTGCTG ATCAATGGCACACGGGTCAGTCTGCCTGCAACCACGCAGATCCGTGGGGTCAGAGTCATTTCCAGGGACGGCTACACCGTGCTCACCATCAACATCGGGGTGCAGGTCAAGTTTGACGGCAGAGGTTTCCTTGAGGTTGAAATCCCCAAAGCCTATTACGGAAGG ACCTGCGGCGTGTGCGGGAACTTCAATGACGAGGAAGAAGACGAGCTCATGATGCCCAGTGATGCCCTAGCCCTGGATGACGTCGTGTATGTGGACAGCTGGCGAGATAAGGAGATCGACCCAAA TTGCCAGGAAGATGACAGGAAGACCGAAGCAGAACCGCAAGAGCAGCCAAGTGCAAACTGCAGGCCAGCTGACCTGGAGCGAGCGCAGGAGCAGTGCCAGGCGGCCTTTCAGGCCCCGGCCTGGGCAAACTGTGCCACCCGCGTGGTCCTCAGTCCCTACGTGCGCAGCTGTACTCACAAGCTCTGTGAGTTTGGAGGCCTAAACCGTGCCTTTTGCGAGTCTCTGCAAGCCTTCGGGGCCGCCTGCCAGGCCCAGGGGATCAAGCCCCCAGTCTGGAGAAACAGCAGCTTCTGCC ctcTGGACTGCTCCGCCCACAGCGTCTACACCTCCTGcgtcccctcctgcctcccttcctgccaGGACCCCGAAGGCCAGTGCACAGGCGCCGGAGCTCCCTCCACCTGTGAGGAGGGCTGCATTTGTGAGCCCGGCTACGTGCTCAGCGAGCAGCAGTGTGTGGCCAGGAGTCAGTGCGGCTGCAGGGACGCCAGGGGCACCTTCCTTCCC GTGGGTAGGTTCCGGCTCTCCAGCGGCTGCTCCCAGAAGTGTGTCTGCACAGCGGGAGCCATTGAGTGCAGGCCCTTCACCTGCCCCTCCGGCTCCCAGTGTGAGCCCAACGAAGACGGCAAGGACTTCTGCCAACCCAACA GCTCCAATCTATGCTCAGTTTTCGGGGACCCCCATTACCGCACATTTGATGGCCTCAGCTACCGCTTCCAGGGCCGCATGACCTACACCCTGGTCAAGACCTTGGACGTGCTCCCCGATGGGGTGGAGCCCCTGGTGGTGGAGGGACGCAACAAGGTGTATCCATCCTTAACCCCGGTCTTCCTGCAAGAGATCATCGTCATGGTCTACGGCTACACAGTCCAGCTCCAGGCCGAACTGGAGCTTGTG GTCAACGGTCAGAAGGTGTCCATCCCCTACAAGCCCAACGAGTACCTGCAGGTCACTCTGCGAGGCCATCGCCTGTATCTGGTCACAGACTTTGAGCTGGTCGTCAGCTTCAATGGAAGAAACAATGCAG TGATCGCCATGCCCAGCACCTACCTGGGGCTCGTGCGAGGCCTGTGCGGCAACTATGACAAGAACAAGAGGAATGACTTCATGCTGCCTGATGGCTCCTTCACCCAGAACCTCCTTGTCTTTGGCAACAGCTGGGAGGTAAAGGCCAAGGAAGGCCACCCCCGCTTCTCAAG GGCCATtcgagaggaggaagagaaaaacgAAGAGTCAGGCTTTCAGAATGTGTCAGAATGCAGCCCAGAGCAGCTGGAGCTTGTCAACCACACCCACGCGTGTGGGGTGCTGGTGGACCCTCAGGGCCCCTTTGCTGCCTGTCACCAGATTGTGGCCCCAGAGCCCTTCCAGGA GCACTGTGTGTTTGATCTCTGTGCTGCCCCGGGCCCCAAAGAGCAGGAGGAGTTGCGTTGCCAGGTCCTCAGCGGGTACGCCATCATCTGCCAGGAGTCGGGCGCCACCCTGGCCGGCTGGCGGGACCACACTCACTGCG CCTTGCCATGTCCGGCCAACACGGTCTATCAGAGCTGTATGACACCCTGCCCAGCCTCCTGTGCCACCCTGGCAGTCCCCCGGGCCTGCGACGGCCCGTGTGTGGAGGGCTGTGCCAGCCTCCCCGGCTACATCTACAGTGGTGCCCAGAGCCTTCCCATGGCCCACTGTGGCTGCACCAACAACGGCATCTACTACCAG CAGGGTGACAGCTTCGTGACCGAGAACTGCTCTCAGCGCTGCACCTGTGCCAGCTCAGGGGTCCTGCTGTGTGAGCCCCTCAGCTGCCGCCCTGGGGAGATCTGCACCCTGGGGAACCTCACTCGTGGCTGCTTCCGAG ACAGCCCATGTCTACAGAACCCCTGTCAGAATGATGGGCGGTGTCGGGAGCAGGGAACCCACTTCACCTGTGAGTGTGAACTTGGTTACGGGGGAGACCTCTGCACGGAGCCTCGGGGTGTACCATCCCCCAAAAAGCCAG AGGCGTCCAACCGCGTGGCCATCCTCTTGGGGATGCTGATGCCCACGGTGCTCCTGGTGCCGGCCGTGACCAGAGTttccaggaagagaaggaggaggaggaggag GCCCTCTAGGGAGAGAACGCAGAGCCAGAACAGAGGCAAGCGGGCCGGCACAG ATTGTGCTCCAGAGCAGGCCTACAAAGTGGCTTAG
- the EPHB4 gene encoding ephrin type-B receptor 4: MELRALLCWASLAAALEETLLNTKLETADLKWVTFPQVEGQWEELSGLDEEQHSVRTYEVCDVQRAPGQAHWLRTGWVPRRGAVHVYATLRFTMLECLSLPRAGRSCKETFTVFYFESDADTATAHTPAWMENPYIKVDTVAAEHLTRKRPGAEATGKVNVKTLRLGPLTKAGFYLAFQDQGACMALLSLHLFYKKCAQLTVNLTHFPETVPRELVVPVAGSCVADAMPGSGPSPSLYCREDGQWAEQPVTGCSCAPGFEAAEGNTRCRACGQGTFKSQSGEGSCQTCPANSQSNTIGSSVCQCRIGYFRARTDSRGAPCTTPPSAPRSVVPRLNGSSLRLEWSAPLESGGREDLTYALRCRECRPGGSCMPCGGDLTFDPGPRDLVEPWVAIRGLRPDFTYTFEVTALNGVSSLASGPVPFEAVNVTTDREVPPPVSDIRVTRSSPSSLSLAWTVPRAPSGAVLDYEVKYHEKGAEGPSSVRFLKTSENRAELRGLKRGASYLVQVRARSEAGYGPFGQEHHSQTQLDEHESWREQLALIAGTAVVGVVLVLVVIVIAVLCLRKQSNGREAEYSDKHGQYLIGHGTKVYIDPFTYEDPNEAVREFAKEIDVSYVKIEEVIGAGEFGEVCRGRLKAPGKKESCVAIKTLKGGYTERQRREFLSEASIMGQFEHPNIIRLEGVVTNSVPVMILTEFMENGALDSFLRLNDGQFTVIQLVGMLRGIASGMRYLAEMSYVHRDLAARNILVNSNLVCKVSDFGLSRFLEENSSDPTYTSSLGGKIPIRWTAPEAIAFRKFTSASDAWSYGIVMWEVMSFGERPYWDMSNQDVINAIEQDYRLPPPPDCPTSLHQLMLDCWQKDRNARPRFPQVVSALDKMIRNPASLKIVARENGGASHPLLDQRQPHYSAFGSVGEWLRAIKMGRYEESFAAAGFGSFELVSQISTEDLLRIGVTLAGHQKKILASVQHMKSQAKPGAPGGSGAPAPQY; encoded by the exons ATGGAGCTCCGGGCTCTGCTTTGCTGGGCTTCGCTTGCAGCCGCTTTAGAAG AGACCCTATTGAACACAAAATTGGAAACTGCCGATTTGAAGTGGGTGACATTTCCTCAGGTGGAGGGGCAG TGGGAGGAGCTGAGTGGCCTGGATGAGGAGCAGCACAGCGTTCGGACCTACGAGGTGTGTGACGTGCAGCGGGCCCCAGGCCAGGCACACTGGCTGCGCACCGGCTGGGTGCCCCGGCGAGGGGCCGTCCACGTGTATGCCACGCTGCGCTTCACCATGCTGGAGTGCCTCTCCCTGCCGCGGGCTGGCCGCTCCTGCAAGGAGACCTTCACCGTCTTCTACTTTGAGAGTGACGCAGACACGGCCACGGCCCACACTCCAGCCTGGATGGAGAACCCCTACATCAAG GTGGACACAGTGGCTGCGGAGCACCTGACCCGGAAGCGTCCCGGGGCCGAGGCCACCGGCAAGGTCAACGTCAAGACGCTGCGTCTGGGCCCACTCACCAAGGCCGGTTTCTACCTGGCCTTCCAGGACCAGGGTGCCTGCATGGCCCTGCTGTCCCTGCACCTCTTCTACAAGAAGTGCGCCCAGCTGACCGTGAACCTGACCCACTTCCCGGAGACGGTGCCTCGTGAGCTTGTGGTGCCTGTGGCAGGGAGCTGCGTGGCCGATGCCATGCCTggctctggccccagccccagcctctacTGCCGGGAGGATGGCCAGTGGGCCGAGCAGCCAGTCACGGGCTGCAGCTGTGCTCCAGGGTTCGAGGCTGCCGAGGGGAATACCAGGTGCCGAG CCTGTGGTCAGGGCACCTTCAAGTCTCAGTCCGGAGAGGGGTCCTGCCAGACATGCCCAGCCAACAGCCAATCCAACACCATCGGCTCATCTGTCTGCCAGTGCCGCATTGGCTATTTCCGGGCCCGCACGGACTCCCGGGGTGCACCCTGTACCA CCCCACCATCCGCTCCGAGAAGTGTGGTACCCCGCCTGAACGGCTCCTCCCTGCGCCTGGAGTGGAGCGCCCCCCTCGAGTCGGGCGGCAGAGAGGACCTCACCTACGCTCTCCGCTGCCGAGAGTGCCGGCCTGGGGGTTCCTGCATGCCCTGTGGGGGAGACCTGACCTTCGACCCTGGCCCCCGGGACCTGGTGGAGCCCTGGGTGGCAATTCGTGGGCTGCGTCCTGACTTCACCTACACCTTCGAGGTCACTGCCTTGAACGGGGTGTCCTCCTTAGCCAGCGGGCCAGTCCCATTTGAGGCTGTGAATGTCACCACCGACCGAGAGG TGCCGCCCCCAGTGTCTGACATCAGGGTGACTCGGTCATCCCCCAGCAGCTTGAGCCTGGCATGGACTGTCCCTCGGGCACCCAGTGGGGCCGTGCTGGACTACGAGGTCAAGTACCATGAGAAG GGCGCAGAGGGTCCTAGCAGCGTGCGGTTCCTCAAGACGTCGGAGAACCGGGCAGAGCTGCGGGGACTGAAGCGGGGAGCCAGCTACCTGGTCCAGGTGCGGGCGCGCTCTGAGGCTGGCTACGGGCCCTTCGGCCAGGAGCATCACAGCCAGACCCAGCTGGACG AGCATGAGAGCTGGCGGGAGCAGCTGGCCCTGATTGCAGGCACCGCAGTCGTGGgtgtggtgctggtgctggtggtcATTGTCATTGCCGTTCTCTGTCTCAG GAAGCAGAGCAACGGGAGAGAAGCTGAATATTCGGACAAACACGGACAGTATCTCATCGGGCACG GTACTAAGGTCTACATTGACCCCTTCACTTACGAAGACCCGAACGAGGCTGTGAGGGAATTTGCGAAAGAGATCGACGTCTCCTATGTCAAGATTGAAGAGGTGATTGGCGCAG GCGAGTTCGGGGAGGTGTGCCGGGGGCGCCTCAAGGCCCCCGGGAAGAAGGAGAGCTGCGTGGCCATCAAGACCCTGAAGGGCGGCTACACGGAGCGGCAGCGGCGGGAGTTCCTGAGTGAGGCCTCCATCATGGGCCAGTTTGAGCACCCCAACATCATCCGCCTGGAGGGCGTGGTCACCAACAGCGTGCCCGTCATGATCCTCACGGAGTTCATGGAGAACGGCGCCCTGGACTCCTTCCTGCGG CTGAACGACGGGCAGTTCACCGTCATCCAGCTCGTGGGCATGTTACGGGGCATCGCCTCGGGCATGCGGTACCTCGCGGAGATGAGCTACGTCCACCGAGACCTGGCCGCCCGCAACATCCTGGTCAATAGCAACCTGGTCTGCAAAGTTTCAGACTTTGGCCTCTCCCGATTCTTGGAGGAGAACTCATCTGATCCCACCTACACGAGCTCTCTG GGAGGAAAGATTCCCATCCGATGGACAGCCCCCGAGGCCATTGCCTTCCGGAAGTTCACATCTGCCAGTGATGCCTGGAGCTACGGGATTGTGATGTGGGAGGTCATGTCCTTTGGGGAACGACCATACTGGGACATGAGCAATCAGGAC GTGATCAATGCCATCGAACAGGACTACCGGttgcccccgcccccagactGCCCCACCTCCCTGCATCAGCTCATGCTGGACTGTTGGCAGAAAGATCGGAATGCCCGGCCCCGCTTCCCCCAGGTGGTCAGCGCCCTTGACAAGATGATCCGGAACCCTGCCAGCCTCAAAATTGTGGCCAGGGAGAATGGCGG GGCCTCGCACCCGCTCCTGGATCAGCGGCAGCCTCACTACTCAGCTTTTGGCTCTGTGGGCGAATGGCTTCGAGCCATCAAGATGGGAAGATATGAAGAAAGTTTTGCAGCCGCTGGGTTTGGCTCCTTCGAGCTGGTCAGCCAGATCTCCACTGA GGACCTTCTCCGCATCGGAGTCACTCTGGCAGGACACCAGAAGAAAATCCTGGCCAGTGTTCAGCACATGAAGTCCCAGGCCAAGCCTGGAGCCCCAGGCGGGTCGGGAGCACCAGCCCCCCAGTACTGA